TGTTTTAATTTCATTGATGAATATCCAATCAAACAGGAATTCAAACCTGCCATGTAATATAATACTGTTACATATTGCTGTAGTCAATTACAGTATAATTTATTGTCAATCATCAATAAATTGAGTCATATAGACATATTGTAGTTTATTGGAGAAGGAAATAACAAATTAATAGTAGAATtacatttcactgttcaacaatTGTTTTAGCTTAAAATGTGAAGATGACAGCTTCCATAAAGATTGTCTCCTTTATGGGTGAAACATGTCTGAATTGTGAAAGATACAATACTGAggcatttgtaaaaaaataataataagtaaaCTTCCAAGTGAACAGCATTTGGGAAACATTACCATAATTTAAATACGTTTGAGTACACATAGAGCCAATGAGCATATTTTCCTTCATTTTGCTGTCAACTGTTTGAATATATATGTAGTAGCATATGGATTAACTAAGTTATCAGAGAATCGACAAACAAATAATTACAtgtttctgttttgtttgtaCATAGAGACAAAACACATCCTTAAAATGGAGTCAACTCATGAACAAATTGATGTATTTACAAAGTAGTTACAATCATGTTGGTTTATCCCAAGTGTAAGGTTCACATGACTGGAAACTATCAATAATCTGTATCGGGCTCTTTGATATTCAGACCAAGCATATTGGAGAGGCTTATTGACATGCTATCGTTTCCCTCTGAGTCCACTACAGGGTATTCCAGGCCTATCCCAGATTCAGGTTTTGTAACTTTGAAAGTCCCTCTTTTAAGCTTAGTGGAACTATCTACGTCTGAGGTAGAGCTGACATCAAGGCTAGGGGTATGGAGCTCACCTTTCACTTCTGGTAGGGAGACATTAGCTGTGGGTGTTTTTGCTTTAAATCTATTCAACCGCTCCATGATGTTAATAAGTCCTGAAGGTGATGTCACCTTCTGTCCTTCATTCACTTTAGGCAAACTGACCTCTACGCCAGCTGTTTCAAGGCCTCCTTCAAGCTTTGGCGTGTCCATCGCCTCACCAAGGGCCTTGGCAGCATCTTGGAATGCACTCTCAATCTTGTTGTTCTGTGGCAGTCTGTGAAATGTAAACATTGGCACCTCCACCTGATCACGCTTTGATTCTTCCTCATCGTCCATGTCAGAATCTTTACCTTTTGAGCCAGATAAGTTAAAGCTTGGCCACTTGAATGGCCATTTGAATGTACTTTTGTGAGTGTCTCCCTCTTCCTCAACATCTACTTTGAGGTCAGCTTCTGGTACATTTACATCCAAATCTGGCATGTCAGCACTGGCCTCAATGCCAGGAGCAGAGAGACTCAGTTCAGGGGTACTAATCTCTCCCTCATTTTTGGGGACTGAAACTTCCACATCAGGTGTATTTACATCTGCACTAGCATTAAATTCTGTGCCCTTTATTCTAGGCCCCGAGAGACCAAACTTTGGCATCTTAAAATGTGGCAGATTTTCAGAGGGAGCCTCAATGTCAACGTCTTTAGCTTTAAACTTGGCATCAGGGCCTTTAATGTCTGGGACACTTACTTTCATTTCTGGGGTAGAGAGACTTAGATCAGGACCATTCAACTCTACCTCAGGGCCAGAGAGGTACGTTTTTGGTAAACTTAGATTTACATCTGGAGCACTGATATCACTTTTAACATTAGGATCTGATAGCTTGAGGTATGCTTGAGGTAGAGCTATATCTACCTTTGGGGCTTCAAGTCGACTCTCAACTCTGGGAACTGAAACTTTAATGTCAGGTGTCTCAACGTCAAGGTTTTGTCCCTCCAGTTCAGAACCTGAAAGGCCAAATGTGGGGAGCTTAAAATGGGGCAATTTGAATTTGCCTGAAGGGGCATCAATGTCTACATCTGGAGCTTTTAGAACTAGTCCAGGTCCTTTGAGATCAGTTTTGGGTACATTCATTCTAATCTCTGGTACATTCACTTCATCATCAAGTTTGGGGGCAGAACGGTTGAGATCTGGTGTTTTCAGCTCTACTACAGTGGCTTGGAGGTCAGCTGTCGGTAAATTGACATCCACATCAGGAATAGAGACATCCAATTTTGGGGCCTTTAGCTCAGCATCAAGGTTTGGTCCTTTAACTCTTGGTCCTGTTAAACTGGATTTGGGGAGTTTGAATTTGGGCAACTTGAATGTTCCAGAGGGAGCATCAAGATCAACTTCTGGGGCTTTAAGATCTATCGCTTGACCTTTAATGCCAGCTTCAGGCAAATTGGTCCTCAAATCTGGAGCAGCCATAGATCCCTTGATTTTGGGGGCAGAAAGGTCTGGTGTTTTCAGCTCTACTACAGGGGTTTGGAGGTCAGCTGTCTGCAAACTGACATCCACATCAGGAACAGAGACATCCAATTTTGGGGCCTTTAGCTCAGCATCAAGGTTTGGTCCTTTAACTCTTGGTCCTGTTAAACTGGTTTTGGGGAGTTTGAATGTTGGCAACTTGAATGTTCCAGAGGGAGCATCAAGGTCAACTTCTGGGGTGTCGAGATCTACCTCTGGACCTTTGATGTCAGCTTCAGGCAAACTGACACTCAAATCTGGAGCAGCGATGGTTCCCACAATCTTTGGAGCAGAAAGGTCCAGGTCGGGTGTTTTCAGCTCAACTACAGGGGCTTGGATGTCAGCAGCCGGCAAACTGACATCCACATCAGGAACAGAGACATCCAATTTTGGGGCCTTTAGCTCAGCATCAAGGTTTGGTCCTTTAACTCTTCGCCCTGTTACACTGAATTTTGGGAGTTTGTATTTTGGCAACTTGAATGTTCCAGAGGGAGCATCAGGGTCAACTTCAGGCAAACTGGTATTGAAATCTGGAGCAGCAATGTCTCCCTCAATTGCTGGTGCTGAAAGGTTGAGATCTGTTGTTTTCAAGTTGAGACAAGGCCCTTTCAGATCTGCTTCAAGTGAATTAACATCAACAGCTAATTCTGGGGTCTTAAGATCAACATCAAGTTCTGGTCCTTttacttttcttatttttgtCCATTTTAGTTTAGGCAACTTGAATTTTCCAGAGGGAGCATCAAGATCTAAATCTACATCTGGTCCTTTGAGGTTAGCTTCAGGCAAACTGACATTGATATCTGGAACAGCGATGTTTCCTTCAATTGCTGGTGCTGAGAGGTTGAGATCAGAGCCTTGGAGATCTGCTTCTGGTAAATTCACATCAACCTCCGGAGCTGAGAGGTCCAAATCTGCTTTCTTTAGATCAGCATCAATATCAAGGTTTGGTCCATTCACCTTATGTCCAGACCAGTTAATTTTGGGCATTTTTAAAGTTGGAAATCGTTTCTTTCCAGTGGGTGCCTCAATGTTAACTTCTGGTGCCTGAAGATCTACATCTGGAACAGCAATGTCTGCTGTAATTGATGGTGTGGAGAGGTTAAGATCAAGGCCTTGGAGATCTGCTCCTGGTAAATTCACATCAAACTTGGGAGCTGATAGGTCCAATTCTGCTCTCTTCAGATCACCATCAAGCTTTGGTCCCTTCACCTTATGTCCAGACCAGTTAATTGTGGGCATTTTTAAAGTTGGAAATCTTTGCTTTCCAGAGGGTGTCTTAATGTCGACCTCTGGTGCTTGAAGATCTACATCTGGACCTTTCAAATCAGCTGTGTGCTTCTTTAGGTTGAACCACTTGAATTTTCCAGAATGGGCATCAGTGTCAACATCTACCTCTGGGCCTTCCAGGTCAGATTTGGGTAAAATAAGATCTACATCTGGTGCATTTATTTCTCCATCAACGTTTGGAGGGGCGAGATTCAATTTTTCAAGACCCTTAACCTTGGGTCCAGAGAGACCAAACTTTGTTTTTTTTAGAGTAAACCATTTTAATTTCCCTGAAACGGGCTCAATGTCCACTTCTGATGCGTTCAGGTCTACTTCAGGGCCTTTGATATCTGCATTTGGCAAATTGGTGTGCAAATCAGGCATGTTAAGCCCTGCCTCAacttcagggacagagagactgaggtcAGGTGCCTTCAGATCTGCATCAACATCAATGTCTGGAGCTTTTATATTTGGTCCAGAGAGCCTGAAATTGGGCTTTTTGAGTGTTGGGAACTTAAGTTTCCCAGTGGGAGGATGAATATCAACAACATGGGCCTTCACATCTACCTCAGGGCTGCTGAGGTCTGCTTTGGGTAAATTCAGTTCTAAATCTGGGTTGCTCATTTCAGCCTCAATCTTTGGGACAGAAAGATCAACTGTTGTATTCTCCAGATCTGCCTTAACATCCACACCAGGGGAGTTGACTTTGGGCCCATGAAGACCAAATTTGTGTTTATTTAAATGAGGCCATTTAAATTTACTCGAGAGAGCCTCAATGTCGATATCTGGAGCTTGCAGATCTACCTCAGCTTTTGGTATACTCAAGTCTACATCTGATGCGCTTATCTCTCCATCAATGTTTAGAGTGGACAGATTCATGTCAGGTGCAGACAGGTCAGCATCTATGTCCACTTCATGTCCCTTCATTTTTGGTCCAGATAATCCAAACTTGGGCTTTGTGAGAGTAAGCCATTTGAATCTGCCAGAAGGAGCCTCTATGTCAACAGCTGGAGCTTTCAAGACAGCATTTGGCCCATTCAAATCTGGGCGTTTGATTTCCACATCAGGGGATGAGAGGTTCAGGTCTCGTGTCTCTAGCTCTCCACTGAAACCAGGGCCTTCTAAATCTGCTGATACATTCACATCTCCCTTTGGCGCGTTGGCTTTTACGTGTGGTAGTTTGAAGTGAGGCATTTTGAATTTTGGAGGCTTGTACATCAATCCACTTGTCTTAACCTCAGGTTTCTCCAAGTCAAGTGAAGCATCTGGAGTGCTGAACTCTGGTGTTGATAGACTGACTTTAGGGTGTGTGAGGGTGCCCTCCTGATCTGCTCCTTTCATTTCTGGTCCAGACATTCCAATGGTGGGGAACTTTGCACCTCCATCAGGTCCAGGTGTGTCCAATGTCACATTGGGCAATACCCCATTCAAAGCGGGACCATTGATTTCATTCTTCAACCAGCCTTCTGCATTTAATTGTCCATTGAGGCCATTAACCTCAATAGATGGTGCCTCAACTGCTCGCTGCATTCTGCTGTAGGTATCTTTGAGCATCTGTAGACAATCAAATAGCAATTAAGTGGTAGTCAATGGACAAATACTAAGGTATTGATCCATAATACATTATTAATATAATTGTTCAGAAATTAAAAAGAACCTTGAGCATAGTGTAATGACTGCTGACATAAATCATGAAGTAAATTTGATTCTGAAACGTACATCCCCGGGACTTTTGAGACCACTGTCCAGTGAGCTGAGACTGACGCTGGCATTCAGATCCGGCTTTGTCACAAAACTCATGTTGTCTTCATAAGGCTCCATGATCTTAAGTATTTTCATCAGGTCATCTTTATTAAGGTGGTTAAGATGTATGGTGGCAGCGACAATCTCATCGCCTAAAACAGTAGAAGAAATGGAGGGTTTAAAAAATGGCTCTGTCGTTttcttatacagtggggcaaaaaaatatttagtcagccaccaattgtgcaagttctgagagaggcctgtaactttcatcataggtacacttcaactatgacagacaaaatgagagaaaaaaaatcctaaaaatcacattgtaggatttttgatgaatttatttgcaaattatggtggaaaataagtatttggtcaataacaaaagtttatctcaatagtttgtcattgccaacaaagggtatataacagaggtcaaacgttttctgtaagtcttcacaaggttttcacacactgttgctggtattttggcccattcctccatgcagatcttcagcagtgatgttttggggctgttgctgggcaacatggactttcaactccctccaaagattttctatggggttgagatctggagactggctaggccattccaggaccttgaaatgcttcttacgaacccactccttcgttgcccgggcggtgtgtttgggatcattgtcatgctgaaagacccagccacgtttcatcttcaatgcccttgctgatggaaggaggttttcactcaaaatctcacgatacatgaccccattcattctttcctttacacggatcagtcgtcctggtcctcgtcctggcatgatgtttccacccccatgcttcacagtaggtatggtgttctttggatgcaactcagcattctttgtcctccaaacacgacgagttgagtttttaccaaaaagttatattttggtttcatctgaccatatgacattctcccaatcttcttctggatcatccaaatgctgtctagcaaacttcagacgggcctggacatgtactggcttaagcagggggacacgtctggcactgcaggatttgagtccctggcggcgtagtgtgttactgatggtaggctttgttactttggtcccagctctctgcaggtcattcactaggtccccccgtgtggttctgggatttttgctcaccgttcttgtgatcattttgaccccacggggtgagatcttgcgtggagcccgaGATCGacggagattatcagtggtcttgtatgtcttccatttcctaataattgctcccacagttgatttcttcaaaccaggctgcttacctattgcagattcagtcttcccagcctggtgcaggtctacaattttgtttctggtgtcctttgacagctctttggtcttggccatagtggagtttggagtgtgactgtttgaggttgtggacaggtgtcttttatactgataacaagttcaaacaggtgccattaatacaggtaacgagtggaggacagaggagcctcttaaagaagaagttacaggtctgtgagagccagaaatcttgcttgtttgtaggtgaccaaatacttattttccaccataatttgcaaataaattcattaaaaatcctacaatgtgattttctggattttttttttctcattttgtctgtcatagttgaagtgtacctatgaggaaaattacaggcctctctcatctttttaagtgggagaacttgcacaattggtggctgactaaatacttttttgccccactgtatgtacaacCAATAACAAAACGTACATATGCTTTACATTTTATAATTaagaatgttttttgttgttgcagaaaTTATCTGATCTGTGACACTTTACCTTCTTTCAAGCCACTCTTATTAGTGACTCTAGGGTCTGTGATTCCAGTGATGACAACTCCTCCTCTGTCTGAATCCTCCAGGACCAAGCTTTCGGAATAACGTCTTTGCTGACTTTCCCCATTCTAAGATGTCAACAGtgaaatacaattaaatcaaatcaattgtAGTCACTATCATGAAGTTTAAGCATCAACTGTTTGTAACAGTTACATTAGTATGTGAGCAGTATTCAAAGACTCtggtaagacaaaatatttgcATGGTTTTAGGATCTGATTTTCAACAGGATAGATAGCTTGTTTTTAGGAGAACATACTTCCTCAATGCTTCTGTTCTTTTAAAGGGAAAATCTGCATTTCAAACACTGTTTTTGTAAAAAAGTTGAGGGGTGAGGCTAGAGAAAtgaaaccactctcaaattcattggatgcaaggactgaccaaccATGATATAAAAAGTATAGTTTTAACATGGTTTAAAGCTAGTGTTGGTTTATAAATCAATTGTTTACTAACAATGTAGCAACATACGTGTATGTATTTTGGGTTCCGATGGGGTATGACAGTGGAACTAAGCTAATTAAGCTTTTTAAGTTAGATTCTTCATGAATCAATGGGTATAATtaatttaaaagtaaaaaaaatggatgtaccaatcgCAGATTGCCTCTTTAATGGGAAGCATGAAAGGTTATGAAATGTCAGGAAACTGTATAAATAAAGTATTTCACTCACCATGATTTCTGAAGTATATTTACAGCAGCATATCAAGAAAAATTTTCACTATAAcctgtaaaaacaaaaaagtaGTGAGGTGCAGTTAATAATGTGGTTTAAGAAGCAGATATAAAACAATCTTACAGGGTTTTATCTTGCACTACATTAAAATGGACATTGAAACATCTTCAAGGACAATTTTCTCCTATCATTTTGTGACAGAATAATgaaaaatctatatatatatctaagcatagagttgatcaggctgttgattgtggctgcccataccataaccccaccaccaccaccaccaccacggggcattctgttcacaatgttgacatcagcaacccGCTCGCccacacgctgtctgccatctgcccgggagtgttgaaaccgggattcatccgcgAAGGACACACTTCGCTAGCATGCCAGTGGTCATCAAAGGTGAGAATTTGcctactgaagtcggttacgacgccacactgca
This window of the Oncorhynchus clarkii lewisi isolate Uvic-CL-2024 chromosome 1, UVic_Ocla_1.0, whole genome shotgun sequence genome carries:
- the LOC139411155 gene encoding neuroblast differentiation-associated protein AHNAK-like gives rise to the protein MNGESQQRRYSESLVLEDSDRGGVVITGITDPRVTNKSGLKEGDEIVAATIHLNHLNKDDLMKILKIMEPYEDNMSFVTKPDLNASVSLSSLDSGLKSPGDMLKDTYSRMQRAVEAPSIEVNGLNGQLNAEGWLKNEINGPALNGVLPNVTLDTPGPDGGAKFPTIGMSGPEMKGADQEGTLTHPKVSLSTPEFSTPDASLDLEKPEVKTSGLMYKPPKFKMPHFKLPHVKANAPKGDVNVSADLEGPGFSGELETRDLNLSSPDVEIKRPDLNGPNAVLKAPAVDIEAPSGRFKWLTLTKPKFGLSGPKMKGHEVDIDADLSAPDMNLSTLNIDGEISASDVDLSIPKAEVDLQAPDIDIEALSSKFKWPHLNKHKFGLHGPKVNSPGVDVKADLENTTVDLSVPKIEAEMSNPDLELNLPKADLSSPEVDVKAHVVDIHPPTGKLKFPTLKKPNFRLSGPNIKAPDIDVDADLKAPDLSLSVPEVEAGLNMPDLHTNLPNADIKGPEVDLNASEVDIEPVSGKLKWFTLKKTKFGLSGPKVKGLEKLNLAPPNVDGEINAPDVDLILPKSDLEGPEVDVDTDAHSGKFKWFNLKKHTADLKGPDVDLQAPEVDIKTPSGKQRFPTLKMPTINWSGHKVKGPKLDGDLKRAELDLSAPKFDVNLPGADLQGLDLNLSTPSITADIAVPDVDLQAPEVNIEAPTGKKRFPTLKMPKINWSGHKVNGPNLDIDADLKKADLDLSAPEVDVNLPEADLQGSDLNLSAPAIEGNIAVPDINVSLPEANLKGPDVDLDLDAPSGKFKLPKLKWTKIRKVKGPELDVDLKTPELAVDVNSLEADLKGPCLNLKTTDLNLSAPAIEGDIAAPDFNTSLPEVDPDAPSGTFKLPKYKLPKFSVTGRRVKGPNLDAELKAPKLDVSVPDVDVSLPAADIQAPVVELKTPDLDLSAPKIVGTIAAPDLSVSLPEADIKGPEVDLDTPEVDLDAPSGTFKLPTFKLPKTSLTGPRVKGPNLDAELKAPKLDVSVPDVDVSLQTADLQTPVVELKTPDLSAPKIKGSMAAPDLRTNLPEAGIKGQAIDLKAPEVDLDAPSGTFKLPKFKLPKSSLTGPRVKGPNLDAELKAPKLDVSIPDVDVNLPTADLQATVVELKTPDLNRSAPKLDDEVNVPEIRMNVPKTDLKGPGLVLKAPDVDIDAPSGKFKLPHFKLPTFGLSGSELEGQNLDVETPDIKVSVPRVESRLEAPKVDIALPQAYLKLSDPNVKSDISAPDVNLSLPKTYLSGPEVELNGPDLSLSTPEMKVSVPDIKGPDAKFKAKDVDIEAPSENLPHFKMPKFGLSGPRIKGTEFNASADVNTPDVEVSVPKNEGEISTPELSLSAPGIEASADMPDLDVNVPEADLKVDVEEEGDTHKSTFKWPFKWPSFNLSGSKGKDSDMDDEEESKRDQVEVPMFTFHRLPQNNKIESAFQDAAKALGEAMDTPKLEGGLETAGVEVSLPKVNEGQKVTSPSGLINIMERLNRFKAKTPTANVSLPEVKGELHTPSLDVSSTSDVDSSTKLKRGTFKVTKPESGIGLEYPVVDSEGNDSMSISLSNMLGLNIKEPDTDY